The nucleotide window TTTCAGAGTGTTCTCCACCTGAGTGTCACCAGACGGTGTCTGGCCCAGAGACACCTGTTCAAAGAGGCTTCGTCAATCCCAAACTGTGCCTCTCTGATCCACACTGCCATCCACCAACCAGGATATTTGTTTTCCCCAGCAGAAATCTCCCCAGTTCTGATGGAACTGAGGGAGAGAGAACCGTCACCAGACGTGGGGAAACAATATGAAATATCTTGTTTACTGGAGTCGGTTCTTGTCTGGCTCGACTCATACGGTGGCAGCACAGATCGAGAAATGTACTGCACAAACACCTGCAGTGATTGTGGAACATCTTTCTCACAGATCCTAAATAACGGCCCTATTGTTGTGCTTCCGACCTCGACTACACTTAACGAcactgtttctttatttaacaactGGATAAATATGTGGCGCCCACCTTCTTGTTCCAGTTGCAGGTCCGGCTTAGATCGTAAAAACATCCTGAGCAACAACCAagtgattgttttgtttctgccacAGTGGGTCACTAGAAAATACCCAGTGGTTCCCAATCCAGTGATGGAGGTACCAGGAGAAAGTGGAACTGAGGTGTACTGTCTGTCGTCCGTCATCTGTAGAGATGCTGAATCAGCTAATTTCTACACCTATTTGATTCAGGGACGACAGACAGTAAAGGTGGTGGATGAGTATGTCCTCACTGCTGGTAAATCCTGCAGTGAGGACATGAATGTAAGGGGATTTATTTATGTCTATGAGAAGCGAGGGAATGTAGAAGAACCCCACAGTGACCACCTAAACACACCTAGTGTGACAGTTTCTCCTGGCCCTCCTCTCCAGAATGATGAAGAAAGTTCTGTAGAGGAGCCAGAACCTCCAAGTCTGGAAGAACAGAATAACGCAGAGGACGAAACAAGCGGCCATTTTGAGGAAGAAGAAAGTGAAGTGAGTCAGACAAATTTCCTCCCAGAAATtttctgggaggattttatgccagtttttttgtttttgtttagtttgttgtgctgggtgttttttccttgtcttgttttttactGGGCCAGTAAATCAACACTTTTCTCCCTTGGCAttggtttgttctgtttttctgtttctatattgggattttaaatagAAGTATTGGAAACTTTTGTACCCTTAGTGAATGGGTACAAAAGTACCCATTCACTAAGGGTACTTTTGTGAAAATGGGTACTTTTCACAAAAGTAcccatttttgtgaaaatgggTACTTTTCACAAAAGTAcccatttttgtgaaaatgggtactttttcacaaatgggtttttttacagtaaaaaatccattttactgtaaaatccattttacagtaaaatccagtaaaatggattttacagtaaaatccattttacagtaaaattgattttttactgtaaaaaaacccatttgtgaaaaagtacccattttttttatctgaagtttctctccaggCGCTCTGACTTCCTCACAGTCTAAAATCACATTTgtctaattggtctctctaaattctctttaggtgcagataaaaaataaattttgtaattaaactttataaatagtttgcaggtttctctccgggtgctccggcttcctgccacagtctaAAAAGATTTAGTGAATGCAAATTGACACTTTTATAATATCAATACTATATacctatatatagatatagatagatctatatctatatttagATAGATatacatagatatatatatatctacatatagatatagatctatagcTATAGATGGATATAAatctatatctagatatatctagatctatatatatagatctgtAGATATATAAAGAtcgatatagatatatatctatagatctatattTATAGATCTATAATATAATATCTATGGATATagacctatatatatatatatatatatatatatatatatatatatatatatatatatttcggcctgtcacaatagcaaattttgctgagtgattaattgtctcaaaaactattgcgatagacgataatattgtttgaagacctttgtacactgatttaatggaaatgacataataatgcatgagatttcctgccaaagatagagacactttattttcaaaagaacatttaacactggaactgataaaataaacaaaacaaccaaaaacaaaaataaaatggattctcagtctccattagcaaaaatgtacttgaataaaaacaccaaagtgtaaataaatgctagattcaaccaaaagactgcagattataaagtctgtttaccatattggccttcagtaatcattagatttaaatagagaagatgggcacatccgactacctgatgcaatagttcacactgcTGGGATGAATGAAGTACTTTTATTCTATTCTTCACAtcagttcacacctacattgttgcccattgttggacaccacacaggatttctgtcggctaaagtggtctcaggttttgaaacaatcggccgacagttctaagattgtgtagtgtgcgctggacattacatTAAGggaatgaggaagggagggtcagtggagagcagcagagttgagccttttttcattcagtgtcatcaacagaaagagaaagaggccGGAAGAGATGATAatggcgataattaaaatgacgtcaatagttttaatttatcgtatgattaattgatttatcgtttatcgtgacaggcctagtaaGTACTAAAAGTTGTCAGAAGATGAAGGTTTTACACAAACTGGAGACGGACATCGACTCTGGAAATCTGATCAGTACATCTCTGGATTCTCCACATCGGCACAGGCAGAGGCTCCTGTGTTTAGAGCAGGATGACACCCGTTACAATCCTGCAAGAGTTACAGTGAttcagatcaaagcatatttatggGTCAGAATGGcgtagtcaaagtccagacctaaaccTACTTTGAAATTTATGGCAAATGTTCACAGACGCTGTttatccagtctgactgagcctGACCCAGAGTTTCAAATAAACTGCACAATTTATATTTGCAATAATGTAGTGTTTgtgttaataaaaatacatttattttgtgttcgGAAAGTaaaaaactgactttatttcaaaaagattgTAGAAATATTAACCTAGAAGAAAATTTATTTGGGCAGCACTATGCTTTGTTAGAATCTATACAAAATGCtatatacatttttgaacaattattttctatctaaggaaaaaagatttaagtgtggaaaaaagtacatttaatgcAGTTTTACTATTTCTTATTAGCTGAAATAATTGTCCCTCGCCTTTCAGCCATCAGCTGGTGTAATGTTGCAGATCAGCCACTAGATGTCACTGCCAACGGCTACAAACATGGCGTCACGAAGAAAGTCCTGGGAACACCGAAAGCTAGGTAGAAGCCTCATGTCTTACTGGCTCTTGATTTAAGTATTGTTTACTGTTATTGTGTCATTAAAGTTTCCTCCTGAGGTTTATCTTCATGtcgttttgtgttttaaggtcTCTGTTGTGTAAACTGGAGCTTTTTCACTCGTTCCTGTCTCTCGTAGCGGCCACTGACCCTTCGGCTCTGCCCGACTCTCTCAGGTGACAAACAGACTTTCCATCCTGGAGAaatctgggatttttttatttttattttattaatgttgtgcaataaaaattccccttcatgtttaaaatgaactgaGCTTTGGATGATGTCTGGCACCAAGAAGTGTGTTAAAGtccatttaaatgtatttaaaaaatatttttacactgatttaaatgttttttcctgtCTTAGCAACTTCTTTTTGCACTGCTCCTCATTTTGTTACTAAAGCCATCCTGATACTCAGATATTAAACTCTAAATATTATTTCGGTCAGAAATTTTGACCGAATACTTGTGCTTGTAATACAGTTAGTAAATGTCTGTGTTGAACTTTGACTATAATCATAGTCATATATGACAATATAATCATTTGGTCGCTTTTAAATCCGACTATCTTTGAATCTAGGCCAGTATTTAAGCCCTTAAAAGGCAAAACagtaaaattcagtttttactgACCAGATTTTATGTGATCATCTCCTTCAGTTTGCCCGAGGCTGTGCCTGTTCACACATTTCCCATATTTTTTGCTGGTGTTTTCTTATGATCATATCTATTTGGGTCAGTTTACACAAAGCTATTGTCAGATTGTTCCTTTCCGGCGGATCCCAGAATGTTCAAAGTTTTTTCTGTCACTAAATGAGGaagtttttaagtaaaaattcaatactttttatgcatttttaattttttgaataGTTTCATTATTGCTCCGAATCAATATGCATCCCCTAAAACAATAGGAACACAGGTTTCTGTTTGAATGTGTGTAACCAGACTCTCATTGTGTCCTGATTGCTGGGAAtcttttctgaaagagaaacagaggcTCCTTTGTTTCTCAGCGCTTTAGCACAGAACCTGATCCGCTGCTTTCTTCGCACAAGTCGCTCATTATTCCccacctgaaaacaaaaactgcagcttcCAGTGACATGGTTACCTTACCAACGGGTCACCaggaagttttcttttctttgcagtgACAAGAAGAAGGTGCAGATGAATTGTTGTTCTGATTATTTAGATCCAAACTGTGCAGCTGCATGAAAAGTGATCACTGGAGAATAAAGCAAATCACTGATTTATTGGTGTGTCTCAGTAAATGAGAATAGCATCAAAActcatttgtttcaaaaatttATCATGAAGGTAAAAAGTTGCAgctttttcttgtaattttaatgatgatggagaaactgaaactttagTTTGGTTTCTCAGACAATAGAAATATTGCAAAAGACCAATAGCATAATAAATATTAGCCAGGAtactttaaaacatgttaattttctGTACAGTATAATTAGCCGCTTCTTCATTGCATTGTAATTCAAAACGGTTGAGGCTAACagtaactagctgctaatatacccttgCTAACTAGCAAGGCGCATATTAGCAGCTGTATTAGCAGGAACTATCAGCTCCGGCTCCTGCAGTGGAAAcggaggaaggagaaaaattaGCTAGCCAGCTAAAACAAAAGCTAGCTAGTTAGTTACTAGCTTGCTATTTTATAATTGTCTTAAAACGTCTCATAAATGAGTTGGTGAAACCACCAGAAATCTTGTTTGCCATAGCAGaaaatttctgcattaaaaatccCATTTGAATCTAAGCTTTTAAATTTCATTAACTTGTAAtcataaaaagtataaatagaaaatatttttatttgaacatattACTCTGGGTGTAAAGACCctaatatgaattttattttatgaaatcagTTACATTTGTGAATATCCGATTAGATAAACTCAGATTACTATGTGATTTCTCAAGTTGTTAAATCATAAAACTGCGGCGCTTGAGATGTAGCATTAGTGTGTTAGTGATGTTTGCTGTGAATTTCTCATTTTGGCAAAGCACATCTGACTGTCGTAAATAAGAGATCATGAGAAGAAACTTCAGCTACTTTATTCAGAAACATGTCCCAGTTTTACCAGAGGACAGGATCAGGTAGTCATACGCTACACAAACACTCCAGGTATTTCCTGCCTCATGTGGTCCCGTGATGGAAAATATTACTCATCTAGCACCTTCCACCATTTTTATTCCCGTTCAATACTTGAAATACAGGCGCACAAAGAGTCCAACCCTCGTTCTTCTGTTTGCTCAGGTCAGCAGAGCTGCACACCTACTGGGACCATAAGCGGGCCTCCCAGTCGTACCAGCAGGCCTGGCAGCAGCTGCGTCTGCAGGCCTTCCCTCTGTGGCCTCGCAGCGACAGAAACCTCCTCCTGTTTCGCTGAAAGCCGACTCCGCAGCAGGAATGTCCTCGTCAGGCTCGATGAAAAAACGGCTTTGTTGCAGCGCATAGCCGGAGGGTCACGTGCCGAAACAGCCGTCGGCCAGCAGAAAACTCTGATTTCAGACCGAGGATGGCAGAACCAGAGACAAAGCGTCGCTTTCCGCTGTTGGCTCAGCTGCTCTGCGGCTCAGAACCCACAGCAGGACGGCCCGCTCCGTCCCGCTGATGTCCACATGTGGCTGCTTTATTTTCACGTTGCGAGAGCTCTCTGAAAACACAGCTGGGAGGAACCCGCCTGCACCTTTCACTTTGCTGCATTAATTATCAAACTCTCCTTGTGTTTCTCCCACAGAACTTGAGATCGACctttatgttcttttcttttctttttttttttttgccaaacgGAGTTTCTTTCTTATTGCTGAGtcatggactctgacctgaccTGAGGCTGGTGAGGTCAGCAGAGTTTAGATGCTCTAGGAGTTATTTTAGTTGGTTGGCTGCTCCGGGTCTCTCAGCGTGGTTCCCTGCTGCCCCAAAGCCTCACAAACGGCTTCGTATTCGTTTCCAGACTAGTAGCAGTCATTGACGTCTTACCTGTTCTTGGATTTCCTTAGATTGGactagggctgttgtaaacagatattttagtaatcaagtcATCTATCGATTAGTCTTACGATTAATCGAGTtatcggataaaaaaaattataaaataaagtattggTAAATCTGGCATAACAGCGGTTTTACTATCGGATATCAATATCAgtccagtttttcctttttgagcGTCCCTAACAGTTACTTTTTTGTAGTTTAGGAaactaacctgtaacaataatagttcactttttaagttaacctgaagaaaagttacgCAAAGATCTGAAATcctattcaatttaataatggTAATGGCCCCCAAATAAGCCAAAAATAAAGCCAAACTGCGTTAAAAACTGAATCTACCTGGCCAGGTGCTGCCAATTAAACGCgttgattgattaattgtcaTCAGGTGTTTGGTAACCAAACGCCAAGACGGAAAGACATCAGCAGTAACCCTAGGGAAGGATCTGTTGATGGTGCAGATCAAAATGGGAAGATGACAGGATGCTTTGCAAACATCTGAACTCCGTCATccagacagaaagaaacaagaatcTGGGAACTTCAACGGACTAAACTGAAGAGTCGGGCGTCGTTTCATCACATCGACGTGAAAATCTGATAATAGTCACCCAAACTAGCAATGTTGTAACTCATCATAGACATACAGagttaaaaacaaccaaacaaccatTAAGAAGACAGACTTCCAAATcagcttattatttttattgatcacTTCATTTGGCTacatacattttacaaatgtgGAAAATCCCTTCACATCTGCAACGTGTAACTAATAACGATGGAAGAACAATGGACAACACTCCTCCTCGTTCAGTCAGTATTTTTCAACGGCGGCTTCATTTTTGTGAGGCTCAGCTATGATTTCTCAGCACCAAAACAAACtacagctgttaaaatgtcagcCAGCTTCGTCTGAGAGAAGAGAGGTTTATAAACCAGAGAAATCATGTCTCTAGCAAGATCATTAAAAACTATTTCTCTGTGACTGCATGATTGGTGATTTCTGCTGTAaagtatacaaataaataaataaatcagcaacaTGTTGTGACAAatcccattttaaaaaatctcttttctgCTGATCTTTGGGTGCTTCTTGTCAAGctaaaatggcacaaaaaaataagaaataatctGAAGGTATGTGATTATTAGCGTAGAGTTTACTCTTCAGTAACAGAAGTGTAGAAATACGAGgagaaagtgtaaaaaaaatgaacacgTATAATGACTGCATGCGAGCTGTTTAGTATGGCTTCAATTTCCCCCTCAATAGTCAAAAATCAGAACTTTTCTCTCGTGTCTCTAAACAACATTTCATGGCCAGAAGTCACTTGTTTGAAGCTTTTAGAGCTCTCAGCAGTTTAAGATTTTAGGtcacaaatttgttttcttctgcttcgAAATGTCCTTTTAGGGTATGTCTGCTCTATATGTCTACCACAGAACCGTACCAGGCTCCAAGCTGTGACCAGAGCGGTACCGCTGGTGGTTCTTGGGTTGCCGTTATCGGTACCCGGAGATCATTTTATAGTGTCAAACAATAACAAGGTAAATGTAAAGCCAATTAACTTTGCTGGTGGATGGTTAGTGatctgttttaattaattaaaatatatatatattaaaaaaaataattaaaaaaatctactgcCGTTTTagtgacacattttaaatgtttatttctgttgctttaatgATCATGGCTggcaaacaaaatacatttccaaTCTTTcttatgagaaataaataaatgattgaacCTGCACCGTTAATTCTGACCTAATGGgcaaaaaagcttaaaaagtcaaattttccacttttttaaaacaaaaaatgattaGAGTTGTACATCATGAAGAAAAGCATTGAAAGATTAGCAAAAAAGGGTTGTATGATCACTTTTAAACTCCTGACCAACAGGTTTTGGGCCAAAATCCCAGCAAAGTATCACAAAGGCTTGAAAGTTTCATCAAACCTTTGAACATCATCATGATAGTTTAGCATacaagtttaagaaaaataaactttgtgttATTAGAGTGAATGTGCCTATAACAACTTAAAGTGCTTAACAAATACTATCTGCgaaaaacaaacttctgtcagactgacaaatgcaaaaattaaacaaacaaaaaataaaactaacggttaacaaaagaaaattgaaagcAAATTTGAGtcttccattattttttttcttatcctaCATATTCTGAGACACTTCATTAAAATCCTTCCAAATAAATTATGGATTTATAATCTAATGGTGCAGAAAGATCCAAACACGGATCAGAAGGGAGCAGTAGCTAACCTCGCCCTCTCTTTGCTCGTATGTAGCAGGAATAAAAGTAGCATTTATCATTATTACTGTTTCTTCGCTTTTCTGTCGTGTCTTAAATGACTGAGATTCTGCAGAACAATATGCTTTCTTCCTGCCGGCAGACAAATATCACAGTTCAGCACAGCTAGCTTCAAGTAACGTTTGAATCCTCATGCGCTCTGGATCCTGAATCAACAATCACAATGTGCAAATATAAACCAGCCAAACTGAGGAAGCACTGACACCCGTTTAACCAGCCATCAGGCCACTTTTCATCCACTTGAGTCTAAAGCGCCAAAGACCACTGTTTCCTTCATGCTTTGGATGAAcacaaaagaacagaaacaaagcaaacatgggAGGGAGGACGGaggttgttttcctgcttttataTACTATTTTTCATTCAGGTGCGTCTGACGTGTGTATCGGATTCAACGGCAGTGTTTCAGATTTCTCTGTCCTTAACAGTCGagtattttctctgtgtgtctAATCATCCAAACTAGACCCAAAGCAATggagcattttgtttttgtttttgtttaacccAATAGATTTAGATATTTCAGTATCGAAAACTGAAGTGTGTGTGGGCGTTACTGGAGTACCACAAGTGAAGGCCCATGTTGCTGTCaggccgtgtgtgtgtgtgtgtgtgtgtgtgtgtgagggagaaGGCTGGATGCTCGGTGAGGCGTTAACCGAACGTGTTTTCTCCGCTGTACGCCACGTACAGAAAGCCGTCCTCGTCCTTCTCCTTGTCGTACAGCTGGCCCATCGTCAGACTGcggcacaaaacagaaacgtGACCCGAGGTTGTCGCCGCTGTCGAGAGCGGTCCGCCTCATCACGCCTCATCTGAACGCGTCGCAGCGGGCAGATTATAAAAAAATGATCAAGAACTGATATAAACAGGACAGATTTCATGGAGATCGtgagtttggtttatttatgcTTCATCTGAGGAAAGAGTGGCATTATGGGAAGTGGACTGGGTTAGAAACAATCTCATGATGACAATTTCCCAGATTTATGATGGTGGATTTTGTCACTTGTAGTTGTAGCTATGCAGGGAAACTGAAAATCAAccaaaaattcagcaaaaataaaaaaaaagtgctacaTATATGGTTTAAGCTGAGCGGCGTCACACTGAGCAAAAGAGGTAAAAGAGTGTCATGAAAGGCCACTCAGTAAAAAAGTTAAGATTTTGCAAATGACCAAAAATGAAAGATCTGTGTAAAAAAGGGTGGCCTGTAAATCTCATAGAGCTAAACCAGAGgaaggaatgggccaaaatccCAGCAAAGTATCACAAAGGCTTGAAAGTTACCTAAAACCTTTGAACATCATCATGTAGTTTAGCATACAAGTTTAAGAAAAACTGTGGTAATGCACGTAAACAGCTGGATTGTACTAACAGGCTCTCAAGCATTtaccagacaaaaataaaagtactaaTTCTAACTCAAAACAGGTGAAGATTAATCATCTCTAATGTCGCAAAAtcggtaaaaagaaaaaaaacccaatctGATGTGTGTTTTAGTACAGCTTTTAAGTAAACATCTGGTTGTGACGATGTGGGAACAAGTGCTTAAAGAGGTGAAATGGTAAACATTACACCTTTTAAAACGTTGTCAGTTTAGGATTAAATGAACTGAGGCCTAATCCTCGCACAAAAAAGCCAGATGATTGTTGGACCTTCCAGCTCTGTAGTTGAACAGATGGGTGGATAAACACTCTGCAAATACGACATGCGGATGCAAGAGAAAACCTTTCACTAGTTTAGCTATGATACCCACTCAATTTGCATAATTAACAACCTTAAAGGATTTGAGAGTTGATTTGACACGTGGACATAAACAACATTCGTTAAAACCTGCTTTAATCACGTCGTCTCGTCACTGTCGTCTACTAGAAATAACACGACCACTCATTTACCCACCGTGGGGTCACCTGTGTGGCTCTCACCTGGACTGGGGGACTGTTTTGTCTACAAAGAGGAAGATGGCTTTCTCCGAAGGCAGCTGGATGCGTTTCCTGATGATCCACATGAACTGGGCCACCGTGATGTCCGACGGCACCAGGTACTTCCTCTTATCGATGTCGACTATCTGGGAGCCGGAGACCTTCTCCACGATCACCTGGAGGCCAAACAGGAAGCCGCCCTGAGAGGTCAGACGCGCACTCCAACAAGAAGATTATtcagaagggttttttttttttatccgtcTGCCTTCCTAAAGTGTTTTGTTCTGCTGGCTGTCAGTGGAAGTTCCTGGAACAAGATGTCACAGTTTGGCCCTAGGCAAAGCATTGCCTTTTGATCCCTgtgaaaactgaagttattcCTGCATTAGCCTTCTTAATCTTTGCTCCTCCTAAAATGACGTCAAGGAGGCATAAAAGTTGAGCCAAGATCAACAACCAGAAGGCGCCTGACCATTTGTCATCAACGGGTCATGTACAATCTTTTCATGTGGCTGACGTTTTGTGTCACAGCAGCTGTTTGGTAGATCCTTGTTCTGTtacaaaagaagcaaacaaaccTGTCCAAATCTGCACTGAGAGAATCTGAGACAAAAGTCACttaattaaactaattaaatacaCGGAAAAATGTAAGTGGATTTTCTCTATATTTGAGTATAATGTCTAATTTAAACGCATTAACACTAAGAAGCGGGGCGCTCTAAGGTGATATTTGAAGAATGGCAATCACCATAAATGCTGCagccttttaaatattttctgattaaattggAATATTCTTTTTTCATGGCAGAATTATGCActaaatttgagaaaaattagACGCAGAAATTGATGCCGTTTTCTTAAAGCTGTGAGAAGAACTGCGTCTCACTGTAAAAGATACGAGGAGGAAACTAAGATCCCAAAAgagaatattttattcattatattCCTTTATCCCATTGCgaataaatctataaaatccAGTATCTGAAGGTTCTCTAAAtagaagtttaatttttatgacTAACTAATTCAACCAACTTTGTAAACTGTTGGGCAAGTGCAGCTGCTGATTTGTTCTGTGTTTGAGGGTGAAATTTGAATTTCAATCAGCTGTGATGCCCAGGCCTGTTTTCCGAATCTCCCGTTTAATGTTCCTGATTGTTCTCTAACTTCCTTGTGAAGTTGTCAGGAAGACGTATTAGCACCGGGTTTAAATATGCAGGACTATGTAAAGTTGCAGCGTTTTATCTGTGCAGCACGATGCAAAGTTGGCAAGAGATTAATTTAGCTGCAGCGAACAAGTGAGAGACGTTTTCCAGAATAGAGCAGGACGGAAAGCAAAAGGTGCCAAAATTCAACATGtatcaaatttaaatacatatttagcCTGGACacattaaatattgaataattatATGTAATTTGTAAGATATATGTGGAAATAATTACATGAAGTAAGTGTTAATTACATGAAGTTttatggatttttgttttatttaattatattatttcaCAGTCTTATTGTGACATATTATGAAATTATATTGTCCGTCCACCAGAACTAGTGGGCGGGGCTAACACTGCGACGTGATTGACTTAAATTATTTCATGGTAAACTGTAGAATCCGAAATATATATCAACCAAATTTGAGACATTTACAGGTAATTTTCACACattgtaaagttttaataattaatttcaatatttaattattttactgcTTATTGTGGATATTAGTGACTCagtaatatattattatattttcatattctacagtttttatttttatgatcaCAAACATTTATTGGTTTAATTTATTGGTAAAACTTCTGACCCTTAAGAGAAGAACCCGTTCACTGTGAATTTTGTCCTCTAAGACAAGTATTTCCAGGATTCTGGAAAGTTTTTCCTCATCTGGTTCAAATATCTGTTTGAAGAAATGTTCTTGCTTGTTAcatatacatttcttttaagcgCATatatccagaatgctgctgctcgcgttctcactaaaactaggaagatagagcacataacaccaattttaaagtccctccactgtctccctgtagctcaaagaatagactttaaaatactgttagtttataaatcactgaatggtttagcaccacaatacattaaagatttgctgctgttgtatcaaccttccagaactctcaggtcttctggttctggttctgctctgcatccccagaaccagaaccaaacgaggagaagcagcatttagcatctatgcaccaaaaatctggaacaaacttccagaaaactataaaaca belongs to Gambusia affinis linkage group LG08, SWU_Gaff_1.0, whole genome shotgun sequence and includes:
- the gabarapl2 gene encoding gamma-aminobutyric acid receptor-associated protein-like 2 isoform X2; this encodes MKWMFKEDHSLEHRCVESAKIRNKYPDRVPVIVEKVSGSQIVDIDKRKYLVPSDITVAQFMWIIRKRIQLPSEKAIFLFVDKTVPQSSLTMGQLYDKEKDEDGFLYVAYSGENTFG
- the gabarapl2 gene encoding gamma-aminobutyric acid receptor-associated protein-like 2 isoform X1 encodes the protein MKWMFKEDHSLEHRCVESAKIRNKYPDRVPGGFLFGLQVIVEKVSGSQIVDIDKRKYLVPSDITVAQFMWIIRKRIQLPSEKAIFLFVDKTVPQSSLTMGQLYDKEKDEDGFLYVAYSGENTFG